From one Pseudanabaena sp. FACHB-2040 genomic stretch:
- a CDS encoding asparaginase, producing MTSRAKRHQNTELQVQLLREGIAESNHIAHAVVSDSRGRILSVAGDAETATFVRSALKPFQALAVATTGTLERYGLDDKDLAIMCSSHKGSIEHVRQVFHILWRADIEPTMLKCPIPEGQDSPLRNNCSGKHAGMLAVCQQRNWPLDSYLHRNHPVQTLILGKVADLLGMPADEFIMAHDDCGAPTYLLQLSQMSTLFAKLASGDSLDMERIVRAMTHHPDMVGGVDAFDTELMKLTDGELVSKSGAEGIQCIGRVGEGLGLAVKVLDGSKRAKYAIAIHLLKQLGWILPAVAETLAETYMVLSQYKRLDVAGELSLH from the coding sequence ATGACCAGTAGGGCTAAGCGCCATCAAAATACAGAGCTGCAGGTTCAGCTCCTGCGAGAAGGGATTGCGGAATCGAACCATATTGCCCATGCGGTTGTCTCTGACAGCCGAGGCCGAATCTTGTCAGTCGCCGGAGATGCTGAAACCGCAACATTTGTGCGCTCAGCGCTCAAGCCTTTTCAGGCTCTAGCTGTGGCAACCACCGGCACGCTGGAGCGCTACGGGCTAGACGACAAGGATCTCGCCATCATGTGTAGCTCTCACAAGGGCTCTATTGAGCACGTGCGGCAGGTCTTTCACATTCTCTGGCGGGCCGATATTGAGCCGACTATGCTCAAGTGCCCTATCCCAGAAGGTCAGGATAGTCCTCTGCGGAACAACTGCTCAGGCAAGCATGCCGGGATGTTGGCAGTTTGCCAGCAGCGCAATTGGCCGCTGGACAGCTATCTGCACCGCAACCACCCGGTGCAAACCTTGATCTTGGGTAAAGTCGCAGATCTGCTGGGAATGCCTGCAGACGAGTTCATCATGGCTCATGATGACTGTGGTGCCCCCACTTATCTCTTGCAGCTGAGCCAGATGTCTACCCTATTTGCCAAGCTTGCTTCAGGCGACAGCCTGGATATGGAGCGCATCGTTCGGGCGATGACTCATCATCCTGACATGGTGGGCGGGGTAGATGCATTCGATACTGAGCTGATGAAGCTGACCGATGGCGAACTGGTAAGCAAATCCGGGGCTGAAGGCATCCAGTGTATTGGTCGGGTAGGTGAAGGGCTGGGGCTAGCGGTTAAGGTACTAGACGGCTCCAAGCGGGCGAAATATGCGATCGCAATTCACCTCCTGAAACAGCTAGGCTGGATCTTGCCGGCTGTTGCCGAAACCCTAGCAGAAACCTATATGGTGCTGAGCCAGTACAAGCGTTTGGATGTAGCAGGAGAGCTGTCTCTACATTAA